The following proteins are encoded in a genomic region of Phycisphaera sp.:
- a CDS encoding rhodanese-like domain-containing protein has translation MIGSFDENGLPAGYPFKPNYEISPKAAAQMLANGEALLVDVRLIEELDVAKLPATGDGVHAPLHELNEYLDDIEDAANGRPILTLCHHGVRSIKAALALRGCGFEQTHSIAGGIENWSQALDQSVPRYTRDGAICTPVE, from the coding sequence ATGATCGGTTCGTTCGATGAGAACGGGTTGCCAGCGGGCTACCCCTTCAAGCCCAACTACGAGATCTCCCCCAAAGCGGCCGCCCAGATGTTGGCCAATGGTGAGGCGCTCCTGGTCGACGTCCGCCTTATAGAGGAACTCGACGTTGCCAAGCTACCGGCGACCGGCGATGGAGTCCACGCGCCGCTCCACGAACTGAACGAGTACCTGGACGACATCGAGGACGCCGCCAATGGCCGCCCCATCCTCACACTCTGCCACCACGGCGTGCGCTCGATCAAGGCCGCGCTCGCATTGCGAGGCTGTGGCTTTGAGCAAACGCACTCCATCGCGGGTGGCATCGAGAACTGGTCCCAGGCTTTGGACCAGAGCGTGCCCCGGTACACACGCGACGGCGCGATTTGTACACCCGTCGAGTAG
- a CDS encoding recombination regulator RecX — MEEPETITLVSRGPNRWKLVTPDHKNATLDDAAVVDGQLVSGDPWTPAIQERVRQVLAEAGARIAAGRLLRVRPRSSAELRERLGKRFPKEAVDRAVDALVRSGAVDDARLADDLAEQLGGVKPHGREAIRDRLERAKLGAEMLEEALDAHAPSTGEGQRAVDAARAQLKRLQALSLTPEAMRRRMFGVLARRGFDAETAAEAIEQVLGTADDEVF; from the coding sequence ATGGAAGAGCCCGAGACCATCACGCTTGTTTCGAGAGGCCCGAATCGCTGGAAACTGGTGACCCCCGACCACAAGAACGCCACGCTCGACGATGCGGCGGTCGTCGATGGCCAGCTCGTGAGCGGCGATCCATGGACGCCAGCCATACAAGAGCGCGTACGGCAGGTTCTCGCTGAAGCAGGGGCACGGATCGCCGCCGGGCGTTTGCTGCGCGTGCGCCCGCGATCGAGCGCGGAGCTTCGAGAGCGCCTCGGAAAGCGGTTTCCAAAGGAAGCCGTCGATCGGGCGGTCGATGCTCTGGTGCGGAGCGGCGCGGTCGACGATGCCCGGCTGGCCGACGACCTGGCCGAGCAGTTGGGTGGGGTCAAGCCCCACGGGCGTGAGGCCATCCGCGATCGCCTCGAACGGGCCAAGCTGGGGGCGGAGATGCTGGAAGAAGCCCTGGACGCCCACGCGCCGAGCACCGGCGAGGGCCAGCGGGCGGTCGACGCGGCCAGGGCCCAACTCAAGCGGCTCCAGGCACTCTCACTCACACCCGAGGCCATGCGGCGGCGGATGTTCGGGGTGCTGGCCCGACGCGGCTTCGACGCGGAGACGGCCGCCGAGGCGATCGAGCAAGTGCTCGGGACTGCCGATGATGAGGTGTTCTGA
- a CDS encoding tetratricopeptide repeat protein — translation MDRIAQLEKMLAAEPGDTFVLYSLGHEYAKAGKHEEAIGFYERCITADASEHYAYFHMARSLEAEGEEERAVEVLTTGLARARADGNEKASSELDAYRSQLA, via the coding sequence ATGGACCGCATCGCCCAACTCGAGAAGATGCTCGCCGCTGAGCCCGGGGACACCTTCGTGCTGTACTCGCTGGGCCATGAATACGCCAAGGCCGGGAAGCACGAGGAGGCCATTGGCTTCTACGAGCGGTGCATAACGGCCGACGCGAGCGAGCACTACGCGTACTTCCACATGGCCCGCTCGCTCGAGGCCGAGGGCGAGGAGGAGAGGGCGGTCGAGGTTCTGACCACCGGTTTGGCACGCGCGCGGGCCGATGGCAACGAGAAGGCCAGCAGCGAGTTGGACGCGTATCGCTCTCAGTTAGCCTGA
- a CDS encoding 3-hydroxybutyryl-CoA dehydrogenase: MSIEKVGVVGAGQMGGGIAQVAAVAGLSVVVFDASAEQVDKCKATHQKLLARAVEKGRMEQKDADAALDRIMYATEIQGLADRQIVVEAVVESEQVKKDIFAKLDTVTEKGCILASNTSSISITAIAAATKRPENVIGMHFFYPVPVMKLVEVINGLATVPVVTQAVLDLAERMGKTAVPANDRAGFVSNRILMPMINEAFYTWMEGVAEPQHIDEIMKLGMNHPMGPLQLADFIGLDTCAHIMNVLADGLHSERYRPCPKLEQLVTAGRLGNKTGHGVYKY; the protein is encoded by the coding sequence ATGTCGATCGAGAAGGTTGGAGTGGTCGGGGCCGGGCAGATGGGCGGCGGCATCGCGCAGGTGGCCGCCGTGGCGGGGCTCAGCGTCGTGGTCTTCGACGCGTCGGCCGAGCAGGTCGACAAATGCAAGGCCACCCATCAGAAGCTCCTGGCCCGGGCCGTCGAGAAGGGCCGCATGGAGCAGAAGGACGCCGACGCCGCCCTCGACCGCATCATGTACGCCACCGAGATCCAGGGCCTGGCCGACCGGCAGATCGTCGTTGAGGCGGTCGTCGAGAGCGAGCAGGTCAAGAAGGACATCTTCGCCAAGCTCGACACCGTGACCGAGAAGGGCTGCATCCTGGCCAGCAACACCAGCAGCATCTCCATCACCGCCATCGCCGCCGCCACCAAGCGCCCCGAGAACGTCATCGGCATGCACTTCTTCTATCCGGTGCCGGTGATGAAGCTGGTCGAGGTCATCAACGGCCTGGCCACGGTTCCGGTCGTCACGCAGGCCGTGCTCGATCTGGCCGAACGCATGGGCAAGACGGCCGTCCCCGCCAACGACCGCGCGGGCTTCGTCAGCAACCGCATCCTGATGCCCATGATCAACGAGGCGTTCTATACGTGGATGGAGGGCGTGGCCGAGCCCCAGCACATCGACGAGATCATGAAGCTGGGCATGAACCACCCCATGGGCCCGCTGCAGCTCGCCGACTTCATCGGCCTGGACACCTGCGCCCACATCATGAACGTGCTGGCCGACGGCCTGCACAGCGAGCGCTACCGCCCCTGCCCCAAGCTCGAGCAGCTCGTGACGGCGGGGCGGCTGGGCAACAAGACCGGGCACGGGGTGTACAAGTACTAG
- the mntR gene encoding manganese-binding transcriptional regulator MntR — protein sequence MPTPKPSKPNPTPPRRGHQRTRLDHASETAEDYVEAIAEVVERVGACRVKDLAERFGVSHVTVVRTVGRLEEGGLVTTEPYKPIELTAKGKRLAKACRERHEVVYRFLIAIGVPEKVAAVDSEGLEHHVSKATLERFRAIAEGRESP from the coding sequence GTGCCCACACCCAAGCCCTCCAAGCCGAACCCCACCCCCCCGCGCCGCGGCCACCAGCGCACCCGGCTCGACCACGCCAGCGAGACCGCCGAGGACTACGTCGAGGCCATCGCCGAGGTCGTCGAGCGGGTGGGCGCCTGCCGCGTGAAGGACCTGGCCGAGCGGTTCGGCGTCAGCCACGTCACGGTCGTGCGCACCGTCGGCCGGCTGGAAGAGGGCGGGCTGGTGACGACCGAGCCCTACAAGCCCATCGAATTGACCGCCAAGGGCAAGAGACTGGCCAAGGCCTGCCGCGAGCGGCACGAGGTGGTCTATCGCTTCTTGATCGCCATCGGCGTGCCCGAAAAGGTCGCCGCGGTCGATAGCGAGGGGCTCGAGCACCACGTCAGCAAGGCGACGCTGGAACGCTTCCGGGCCATCGCCGAGGGCCGAGAGAGCCCCTGA
- a CDS encoding carbohydrate porin produces the protein MVRHGWSGLAALMVIAGCNLAAMASQEQAGGTTHEVGEPGLGRQVDQFRKELGGHGISLGGTYVAEFSGVVAGGVRRRFDFRNLLTIDAGVDLEQAVGWSGGSAFLQYLMVNPEGGIEGGSNDAGDIQAYSNIESRRHLDVIYELWLQQELLDDRLRLKAGKVDANGEFAFVAVAVDFANSSAGFSPTIFALPTYPDPATGVSLFATVVESDQLDLELSYGFFDGAAAADGVEPGRRGPSTFFNNSHSDDYFHIGQAAVSWEGREGSRWWKAGRASLGVWFHDGTFERFDGGREVGTGGLYATAEQRLWSSGDRSVDVFGQLGWADDAVAEIDGHAALGIVCGGCVPSREEDRMGVYATLAVLSDEPAAGFDGDELAIDAYYRFQLPAAAFVQPEVQYIINPGGDPALENALVVGVRFGIEF, from the coding sequence ATGGTGCGGCACGGTTGGTCAGGGCTTGCGGCGTTGATGGTGATAGCGGGGTGCAACCTTGCCGCCATGGCCTCGCAGGAGCAGGCCGGTGGTACCACACACGAGGTGGGCGAGCCTGGGCTGGGCCGGCAGGTTGACCAATTCCGAAAGGAGCTCGGTGGCCACGGCATCTCGCTGGGTGGTACCTACGTGGCCGAATTCAGCGGCGTCGTGGCCGGCGGTGTCCGTCGACGGTTCGATTTTCGCAACCTCCTCACGATCGACGCGGGCGTGGACCTCGAACAAGCCGTCGGGTGGTCGGGCGGGTCGGCGTTCTTGCAATACCTGATGGTGAATCCCGAGGGTGGCATCGAGGGTGGTTCGAACGATGCCGGCGACATCCAGGCCTACTCGAACATCGAGAGCCGCCGCCATCTGGATGTGATTTACGAGCTGTGGCTACAGCAGGAGTTACTGGACGACCGCCTGCGACTGAAGGCGGGCAAGGTCGACGCTAACGGTGAGTTCGCGTTTGTCGCCGTTGCGGTGGATTTCGCGAACTCGTCCGCCGGGTTCAGCCCGACGATCTTCGCGCTGCCGACGTATCCGGACCCGGCGACGGGCGTGAGCCTGTTCGCCACGGTGGTCGAAAGCGATCAACTGGACTTGGAACTCTCGTACGGCTTCTTTGACGGGGCCGCCGCAGCAGATGGCGTCGAGCCCGGCCGCCGCGGGCCATCGACATTCTTCAACAATTCGCATTCGGACGACTACTTTCACATTGGGCAGGCCGCCGTCTCGTGGGAGGGCCGGGAGGGCAGTCGCTGGTGGAAAGCCGGGCGGGCAAGCCTCGGGGTATGGTTCCACGACGGCACGTTCGAGCGGTTCGACGGCGGCCGGGAGGTTGGCACGGGCGGCCTGTACGCGACCGCCGAGCAGAGGCTGTGGTCGTCCGGCGATCGCTCGGTGGACGTGTTCGGGCAGCTCGGCTGGGCCGATGACGCGGTTGCGGAGATCGATGGCCACGCCGCCCTGGGGATCGTGTGCGGCGGGTGTGTCCCGTCTCGGGAAGAAGACCGGATGGGCGTGTACGCCACCTTGGCCGTGCTGTCGGACGAGCCGGCTGCGGGCTTCGACGGCGACGAGCTGGCCATCGACGCGTACTACCGCTTCCAGCTCCCCGCGGCCGCCTTCGTGCAGCCCGAAGTCCAATACATCATCAACCCGGGCGGCGATCCTGCCCTGGAAAATGCCCTGGTCGTGGGCGTTCGGTTTGGGATCGAGTTCTGA
- a CDS encoding zinc ABC transporter substrate-binding protein, producing the protein MACKIWNVFVGGVVTALLLLLGCGEDPQASQGAAGQPAGATESLTIVATTGMIGDIVQRVVGERGEVRVLMGAGVDPHLYQPTRDDMGALLGADVVYYNGLLLEGRMTDALVRAALGDRGVHPVTELIDAQYLVQPEDLEGKDDPHVWMDPTAWSKAVEVVRDRLIDREPASRELFTENADAVLAEIAELDAYCEGILHSVPEAQRVLVTAHDAFGYFGRRYGYEVLGIQGLSTESEAGVRDIERLVDLLVDRQIKAVFVESTVSERNIKALIAGAKARGHDVTIGGELFSDAMGPGGTYEGTYVGMIDHNATTIARALGGEAPEGGMQGKLGQ; encoded by the coding sequence ATGGCTTGCAAGATCTGGAACGTGTTCGTCGGAGGCGTGGTCACAGCGCTACTGCTGCTGCTGGGGTGCGGTGAGGATCCGCAAGCATCCCAAGGCGCCGCCGGCCAGCCCGCTGGCGCGACCGAATCACTGACGATCGTCGCGACCACCGGCATGATCGGCGACATCGTGCAGCGGGTGGTCGGCGAGCGTGGCGAGGTCCGGGTTCTCATGGGCGCGGGCGTCGACCCGCACTTGTACCAACCCACGCGCGACGACATGGGTGCGCTGCTGGGCGCCGACGTGGTCTACTACAACGGCCTGCTGCTGGAAGGCCGCATGACCGACGCCCTCGTGCGGGCCGCCCTGGGCGATCGCGGCGTGCATCCGGTGACCGAACTCATCGACGCGCAATACCTTGTGCAGCCCGAGGACCTGGAAGGCAAGGACGACCCGCACGTGTGGATGGACCCGACCGCCTGGTCCAAGGCCGTCGAGGTCGTTCGCGATCGCCTGATCGACCGCGAACCGGCGTCCCGTGAGCTCTTCACCGAAAACGCCGATGCGGTGCTCGCCGAGATCGCCGAGTTGGACGCCTACTGCGAGGGCATCCTCCATAGCGTGCCCGAAGCCCAGCGTGTGCTCGTGACCGCCCACGACGCCTTCGGCTACTTTGGCCGCCGGTACGGGTACGAGGTGCTCGGTATCCAGGGCCTTTCCACCGAGAGCGAGGCGGGCGTGCGTGACATCGAGCGGCTGGTCGACCTCCTCGTGGATCGCCAGATCAAGGCCGTGTTCGTCGAGTCGACCGTGTCGGAACGCAACATCAAGGCGCTCATCGCCGGGGCGAAGGCCCGGGGGCACGACGTAACCATCGGGGGCGAGCTCTTCAGCGACGCCATGGGCCCGGGCGGCACCTACGAGGGTACCTACGTCGGCATGATCGACCACAACGCCACGACCATCGCCCGGGCGCTGGGGGGCGAGGCCCCCGAGGGCGGCATGCAGGGAAAGCTCGGCCAGTGA
- a CDS encoding metal ABC transporter ATP-binding protein yields the protein MTVAYHRKPVLWDVDYDAPANALVAIVGPNGAGKSTLIKAALGLVPRASGLVEFWGEPYKRVRDRVAYVPQRESVDWTFPVSALDVVCMGRYRRVGWLRPVGRGHKRAALECLDRVGLADLANRQISQLSGGQQQRVFLARALAQEGDLYVMDEPFAGVDAATERAIVALLRELREAGKTAIVVHHDLQTVPEYFDHALLLNMRVVAAGPVEDVFTRDNLHKTYGGKLTLLSEAAEAVARSGLKVR from the coding sequence ATGACGGTGGCCTACCACCGCAAGCCCGTGCTGTGGGACGTGGACTATGACGCGCCGGCCAATGCGCTCGTAGCCATCGTCGGCCCCAATGGCGCGGGCAAGAGCACGCTCATCAAGGCGGCGCTGGGCCTGGTTCCCCGCGCGTCGGGCCTGGTCGAGTTCTGGGGCGAGCCCTACAAGCGCGTGCGCGATCGCGTGGCCTACGTGCCCCAGCGCGAGAGCGTCGACTGGACCTTCCCCGTTAGCGCGCTCGACGTGGTGTGCATGGGCCGATACCGCCGCGTCGGCTGGTTGAGACCTGTCGGGCGCGGGCATAAGAGGGCGGCCCTCGAGTGCCTCGACCGCGTGGGCCTGGCCGACCTGGCAAACCGGCAGATCAGCCAGCTCTCGGGCGGCCAGCAGCAACGGGTGTTTCTGGCGCGGGCGCTCGCGCAAGAGGGCGACCTGTACGTCATGGATGAACCGTTCGCCGGCGTGGATGCGGCCACCGAACGCGCGATCGTGGCGTTGTTGCGAGAGCTGCGCGAGGCCGGCAAGACCGCCATCGTCGTCCACCACGATTTGCAGACCGTGCCCGAGTACTTCGACCACGCCCTGCTGCTCAACATGCGCGTCGTTGCCGCCGGCCCGGTCGAGGATGTCTTCACCCGGGACAACCTGCACAAGACCTACGGCGGAAAGCTCACCCTGCTCAGCGAGGCCGCCGAGGCCGTGGCACGGTCGGGATTGAAGGTGCGCTAG
- a CDS encoding metal ABC transporter permease, which produces MALARPETLSIGEVLEVLSFHGGYNTNAVLAGSAMLGLAAGVVGVFALLRRRSLVADAIGHATLPGIVIAFLVAASMGASGRSLPVLLLGAAVSGVLAVLCIFGILRYTRLREDAAIGIVLGVFFGVGVVLLSYVQRPENVSASPAGLRHFIYGQTAAMRAGDAMLMAGIALSAVIVTAVLFKELALACFNDDYARVAGFPVSVLDGLMLGLVVLVTVAGLQAVGLILVIALLIIPPVAARLWTDRLLPLMLISGGLGALSGYIGAATSALLPRAPAGSVIVLCGGAVFVASLLFAPRHGVVATASRRAIQRLRIAGEHLLEAAHEHEIMRKSEGVIPTRTIRAMERLWGWPVWLGPMVIASLRRQGYLERNSGGYELTSTGSARGARIARNHRLWEQYLQTYADVAPGHVDWSADTVEHVLSPELVAELEAALKAKGVRT; this is translated from the coding sequence GTGGCACTGGCCCGGCCCGAAACGCTGTCGATCGGCGAGGTCCTGGAAGTCCTGAGCTTCCATGGCGGGTACAACACCAACGCCGTGCTGGCCGGCTCGGCCATGCTCGGGCTTGCTGCGGGCGTGGTGGGGGTGTTCGCGCTGCTGCGCAGGCGTTCGCTGGTGGCCGACGCCATCGGGCACGCGACGCTGCCGGGCATCGTGATCGCGTTCCTCGTCGCGGCATCGATGGGTGCATCGGGCCGGTCGCTCCCCGTGCTGCTGCTCGGGGCGGCGGTCTCCGGGGTCCTGGCGGTGCTGTGCATCTTCGGCATTCTTCGTTATACGCGATTGCGCGAGGACGCGGCCATCGGCATCGTGCTTGGCGTGTTCTTCGGCGTGGGCGTGGTCTTGCTGAGCTACGTGCAGCGCCCCGAGAACGTCAGCGCCTCGCCCGCGGGCCTGCGCCACTTCATCTATGGTCAGACCGCCGCCATGCGCGCCGGTGATGCGATGCTCATGGCCGGCATCGCCCTGAGCGCTGTCATCGTGACGGCGGTGCTCTTCAAAGAACTCGCGCTGGCCTGCTTCAACGATGACTACGCCCGGGTCGCCGGGTTCCCCGTGAGCGTGCTCGACGGGCTCATGCTCGGGCTGGTGGTGCTGGTCACCGTCGCGGGCCTCCAGGCCGTCGGGCTCATCCTCGTGATCGCGTTGCTCATCATCCCGCCCGTAGCGGCGCGACTGTGGACCGACCGGCTTCTCCCGCTCATGCTGATCTCGGGGGGGTTGGGTGCCCTGAGCGGGTACATCGGTGCCGCGACGAGCGCCCTGCTGCCGCGCGCGCCCGCCGGGTCGGTCATCGTGCTCTGCGGCGGTGCGGTGTTCGTGGCAAGCCTGCTCTTCGCACCGCGGCATGGCGTTGTCGCGACCGCCTCACGTCGGGCCATCCAACGCCTGCGCATCGCCGGAGAGCACCTGCTCGAGGCCGCGCACGAGCACGAAATTATGCGTAAGAGCGAAGGGGTCATCCCGACGCGCACGATCCGTGCGATGGAACGGCTGTGGGGCTGGCCCGTATGGCTCGGCCCGATGGTCATCGCCTCCCTGCGCCGACAGGGCTATCTCGAGCGCAACAGCGGGGGCTACGAACTCACAAGCACCGGCTCGGCCCGAGGCGCCCGCATCGCCCGGAATCACCGCCTGTGGGAGCAATACCTACAAACCTACGCCGATGTCGCGCCGGGCCACGTCGATTGGTCGGCCGACACTGTCGAGCACGTGCTGAGCCCAGAACTCGTGGCCGAACTCGAAGCCGCACTTAAGGCCAAGGGGGTGCGGACATGA
- a CDS encoding metal ABC transporter permease, which translates to MTLTPSGDLFPLLAAVLAALCCGLLGNFLVLRKLSLMGDAMSHSVLPGLVIAFMLTGSRTAPVMFLGATLAGVATVVLVELIKRLGRVESGAAMGVVFSVLFALGVLLIERAARNTDLDANCVLHGQLESLVWWEGPASWAGVVGGGVLGAAPPQIWTLAITCALTIVLVVVLYKELRLAAFDPALATAQGFNATILHYILMVFVAGATVAAFEAVGSILVIAMLIVPAATARLLTDRLAPQLLVSTGVAIAAAILGYSGSIAVPHAFDRDEVNAAGSMAIVLGLLLSIAVIFGPRYGVLATSIRRLRMARRIALDDLLGRLYRQEEGEATIVPAPKPVLTRARRRGLVVADRLALSDEGRAQAAALVRRHRLWEAYLVDRAGLAADHVHAAAESLEHLPETLPPETGATDPHGKPIPPM; encoded by the coding sequence ATGACGCTGACTCCGAGCGGCGACCTCTTCCCCCTCCTGGCGGCGGTGCTGGCGGCGCTGTGCTGCGGGCTGCTTGGCAACTTCCTGGTGCTGCGTAAGCTGAGCCTGATGGGCGACGCCATGAGCCACAGCGTGCTGCCGGGCCTGGTCATCGCCTTCATGCTCACCGGGTCGCGCACGGCCCCGGTCATGTTCCTCGGCGCAACACTTGCCGGGGTCGCCACCGTCGTGCTGGTCGAACTCATCAAACGACTCGGCCGAGTCGAATCGGGCGCGGCGATGGGCGTCGTCTTCAGCGTGCTGTTCGCGCTGGGCGTGCTGCTCATTGAGCGGGCCGCACGCAACACCGACCTGGACGCCAACTGCGTGCTGCACGGCCAGCTCGAATCGCTGGTGTGGTGGGAAGGGCCGGCTTCGTGGGCGGGCGTCGTCGGTGGGGGCGTGCTGGGTGCCGCCCCGCCACAGATCTGGACCCTGGCCATCACGTGTGCGCTCACGATCGTGCTCGTGGTTGTGCTCTACAAAGAGCTTCGCCTGGCCGCGTTCGATCCCGCTCTGGCTACCGCCCAGGGCTTTAACGCCACGATCCTGCATTACATCCTGATGGTTTTCGTCGCCGGAGCGACGGTCGCCGCGTTCGAGGCGGTGGGCTCGATCCTGGTCATCGCCATGCTCATCGTGCCCGCAGCAACCGCGCGGCTGCTGACCGACAGGCTCGCTCCGCAGTTGCTCGTGAGCACGGGCGTGGCTATTGCGGCTGCCATTCTGGGGTACTCGGGATCGATCGCCGTTCCCCATGCGTTCGATCGGGATGAAGTGAATGCCGCCGGGTCGATGGCCATCGTGCTGGGCTTGCTGCTGTCGATTGCGGTGATTTTCGGACCTCGGTACGGCGTTCTCGCGACCTCGATCCGTCGCCTGCGGATGGCCCGCCGGATCGCGCTCGACGACCTGCTCGGCCGCTTGTATCGCCAGGAAGAGGGCGAGGCGACGATCGTGCCCGCCCCCAAGCCCGTGCTCACGCGGGCGCGCCGTCGCGGGCTCGTGGTGGCCGATCGACTCGCACTCAGCGACGAAGGGCGTGCCCAAGCGGCGGCCCTCGTGCGCCGGCACCGGTTGTGGGAGGCCTACCTGGTCGACCGGGCAGGATTGGCCGCCGATCACGTCCACGCCGCCGCCGAGAGCCTGGAGCACCTGCCCGAGACGCTGCCCCCCGAAACGGGTGCCACAGACCCCCACGGCAAGCCAATCCCACCCATGTAA
- a CDS encoding tryptophan 7-halogenase, whose product MAIVGGGPAGAVAAMIVRQQTPDQSVLIIETPTRGKPVAGRTLSREGAQVLREIGVGEEAKQPASAEALFERARAVGAIILTHLAIGRADTCTDHIERLHLDDGRTVVADWYVDASGSDRVLVRAVGASDDQTTGENWLLCDGPAGTSETARLANPSLALTIGHDAGCTLAALHRGEHDTRWLLWSYHESTRRRVNDHAIVDRCSHAGELQLELRRYNIIKPNLVGATRDWIAGFRAGGVDLVPCYVRDGRTLPVAGVHERLFEALKHHTVIADVLGELEREIHTSVPSSEWPGAIWRYVARLEAMLRDGWLIGRLDRRRPMPAWPEDSPPHVRVLGSGDRTKPAAVEPSQRAIG is encoded by the coding sequence GTGGCCATCGTGGGTGGCGGCCCGGCCGGTGCCGTTGCCGCGATGATCGTCCGCCAGCAGACGCCCGACCAGAGCGTCCTGATCATTGAGACGCCCACCCGTGGCAAACCTGTGGCGGGCCGGACCCTATCGCGTGAGGGCGCGCAAGTCCTCCGCGAGATCGGAGTGGGCGAGGAGGCCAAGCAACCCGCGTCCGCCGAAGCGTTATTCGAGCGTGCCCGGGCCGTCGGCGCGATCATCTTGACCCACCTCGCGATAGGGCGTGCCGACACGTGCACAGATCACATCGAGCGGTTGCACTTGGATGATGGCCGTACGGTGGTCGCCGATTGGTACGTCGATGCCAGCGGCTCGGATCGGGTGCTGGTGCGGGCGGTGGGGGCGAGTGACGACCAAACCACCGGCGAGAACTGGCTGTTGTGCGACGGACCTGCCGGAACGAGCGAGACCGCCCGGTTGGCGAACCCCTCGTTGGCTCTCACCATCGGCCACGATGCGGGCTGCACGCTCGCGGCACTTCACCGCGGTGAACACGACACGAGGTGGCTGCTGTGGAGCTATCACGAGTCGACACGCCGCAGGGTGAATGACCACGCGATCGTCGATCGGTGCTCGCACGCCGGCGAACTCCAACTTGAGCTGCGACGCTACAACATCATCAAGCCCAATCTCGTTGGGGCAACGCGGGATTGGATCGCCGGATTCCGGGCTGGCGGGGTCGATCTCGTGCCATGCTACGTCCGTGATGGTCGGACGCTGCCCGTCGCGGGTGTGCACGAGAGATTATTCGAAGCCCTGAAGCACCACACCGTGATCGCGGACGTGCTGGGCGAGTTGGAGCGGGAGATCCATACGAGCGTCCCATCAAGCGAGTGGCCTGGGGCCATCTGGCGATACGTCGCTCGGCTCGAGGCCATGCTCAGGGACGGCTGGCTCATCGGGCGGCTCGATCGCAGGCGTCCGATGCCAGCGTGGCCCGAGGATTCCCCGCCGCACGTTCGGGTTCTGGGCAGTGGTGATCGGACCAAACCAGCCGCCGTGGAGCCGTCCCAACGGGCCATAGGATGA